A region of the Bombus affinis isolate iyBomAffi1 chromosome 7, iyBomAffi1.2, whole genome shotgun sequence genome:
CGTATAGGTGCAGTACATCGCGGATGCTGCAGTGAATAACAGCGTGCTTGACCAGGTTCATCAACTTCTAAGTCCCACACATATGTTCTACCCACTTGATTTCCTAAAGCTATTGTACGTTGGCAAAAATCCATTGAAAATCGTATAAACCATATATCACATTCCTTAAACTCAAACCTATGTAAAACTGTAGCGCTTGTTTCTCCACTGCGTAATTGAGAATCTTCAAGGCGTCCTGGTTTCCAACAAACAATACAATTTTCACAAGATTTACTTAAGATGAAGTCACCATACCATTTAACGCAATCAACATAGTTACGATGAACATCCCGTGTAGTAAAATCTGGAAAGTGTTGAAGTATCGAATCAAAAGGTCTTCCATTACGACTAGGGTTACAATAGTAAGACTGCTTTATTGCTTCTTGCATATCTGCCTTATCCAATGACCATAGTTTTAGAGCATGATCCATGCCACATGAAATAATACGTTCTCCTTTCATATCAAAGTCAGCACTTAAGACTTCATCTCTATGACCTTCAACACCACCAAATATTGCTATGCATACATCAGTTTTTATATTCCATAATCTAAGAGCATGATCTTTTGATGCTGAAAGTAATATGTTTGGATCTCTAGgatgaatttttaattcatttattgcATGACCATGTCCAATATAATGTTTGATGCAAGTCATAGTTACAGGACTAATAACTCTTACAACACCACGTGATCCAGCAACTGCTAATAAAGGTTTCCCAGAATCATCATAAGTCCAAGTACAAGTGTAAAAATTTTCTTCCGGATCAGGATCTGCATAACACTGACGTAACCTGATATTT
Encoded here:
- the LOC126918486 gene encoding polycomb protein EED-like, encoding MKKTNSKNQAYASSQEDSENDSDETECSIGSNSTAGTHRSDTPTRSARYRRKGRRRSKTAKYKPCTDKPLYKYCCSVKEDHGQPLFGVQFNHHLKEEGGNIRLRQCYADPDPEENFYTCTWTYDDSGKPLLAVAGSRGVVRVISPVTMTCIKHYIGHGHAINELKIHPRDPNILLSASKDHALRLWNIKTDVCIAIFGGVEGHRDEVLSADFDMKGERIISCGMDHALKLWSLDKADMQEAIKQSYYCNPSRNGRPFDSILQHFPDFTTRDVHRNYVDCVKWYGDFILSKSCENCIVCWKPGRLEDSQLRSGETSATVLHRFEFKECDIWFIRFSMDFCQRTIALGNQVGRTYVWDLEVDEPGQARCYSLQHPRCTAPIRQTSLSRDGSVLLCVCDDATVWRWNREH